Proteins from a single region of Bdellovibrio svalbardensis:
- a CDS encoding DUF924 family protein, whose protein sequence is MEINSQDILNFWFEEIDSRLWFAKDHNFDDLIRERFTDIHNKAVLCETYDWRKTPEGRLAEIIVLDQFSRNMYRDDSRAFENDRLALALAQEAVQSGDDQHLSPISKAFMYMPYMHSESQKIHEEAVRLFSQPGLEGSLEYELLHKEIIDRFGRYPYRNEFLGRPSTREELEFLKLPGSTF, encoded by the coding sequence AATTTTTGGTTTGAAGAGATCGACAGTCGCTTGTGGTTTGCAAAGGATCACAACTTCGATGACCTGATCCGCGAGCGTTTCACTGATATTCACAACAAAGCCGTGCTCTGTGAAACCTATGACTGGCGCAAGACTCCAGAAGGACGCCTGGCTGAAATTATTGTCCTCGATCAATTTTCAAGAAACATGTATCGCGATGATTCCCGCGCATTTGAAAACGACCGTCTGGCCTTGGCCTTAGCTCAAGAGGCCGTGCAAAGCGGCGATGACCAGCACCTGTCCCCTATCAGCAAAGCTTTCATGTACATGCCCTATATGCACAGCGAATCCCAAAAGATTCATGAGGAGGCTGTTCGCCTCTTCTCACAACCTGGCTTGGAGGGTAGTCTTGAATATGAGCTTCTTCATAAAGAAATCATCGATCGCTTTGGACGTTATCCTTATCGTAATGAGTTCCTGGGGCGCCCCTCCACACGAGAGGAGCTGGAGTTCCTAAAACTCCCTGGATCGACCTTCTAG
- a CDS encoding xanthine dehydrogenase small subunit, protein MSQTAKRNHIVVNINGETLCVRGDEAFQPLAQFLRNVLNKVGTKVVCAEGDCGACTVLASSLENSKWSSFRAINSCIAPVFLFDQAVLVTVEGVRTQEALSEVQEKMREFHGGQCGFCTPGMICSMSQLAEDCAKDQTEVTEKKARNYLTGNLCRCTGYEPILNAATHIELPKWVSLASRYLTETLKTEFQALDGDVEIQGENRILSIPTTLASALAIKAARPQVRIVAGATDLGVVVNKGKMILSEVLVLNKVAELRKLESSATQDFIGAQVTLSEVETFIRDVHPELKRLLHIFASPQIKNQATLLGNILNGSPIGDSIPALMALEAEIQFASTKGTRSVPLKRFYKGYKVFDKTDDEIAVGLAIPALTKPGNQQFWLHKFFKVSMRKDLDISAVTFAAVIKMDNNHIAEARLAMGGIGPCVIRLTELEQKLQGKTFELQTFEEAGVLAASLITPISDLRASQEYRRLVTANLFKKCFHELSVEMNPSGKSSDKSKAEAVCP, encoded by the coding sequence ATGAGTCAAACAGCAAAAAGAAACCATATCGTAGTCAATATTAACGGTGAAACCCTTTGCGTCCGCGGGGATGAAGCCTTCCAACCTCTTGCGCAGTTTTTGCGAAATGTTTTGAACAAGGTGGGTACAAAAGTCGTTTGCGCTGAAGGCGACTGCGGGGCCTGCACAGTCCTGGCTTCTTCTTTAGAGAATTCTAAATGGTCCTCATTTCGCGCAATCAACTCCTGCATTGCCCCCGTTTTTCTTTTTGACCAGGCCGTCCTTGTCACTGTTGAAGGTGTGCGCACCCAAGAAGCCTTGAGTGAAGTGCAAGAAAAAATGCGTGAGTTTCACGGTGGCCAATGTGGTTTCTGCACACCGGGCATGATCTGCTCGATGTCTCAGCTGGCTGAAGACTGCGCCAAAGACCAAACGGAAGTGACCGAGAAAAAAGCGCGCAACTATCTTACGGGCAATCTGTGCCGTTGCACGGGCTATGAGCCCATCTTGAATGCGGCCACTCACATTGAGCTTCCGAAGTGGGTTTCTTTGGCAAGTCGCTATTTAACCGAAACACTCAAGACAGAATTTCAAGCCTTGGATGGTGATGTCGAGATTCAAGGTGAAAACCGCATCCTTTCCATTCCCACAACTTTAGCCAGTGCTTTGGCCATCAAAGCCGCCCGCCCCCAAGTTCGTATCGTGGCCGGAGCGACGGACTTGGGAGTCGTCGTCAACAAAGGGAAGATGATTTTATCTGAAGTTCTGGTTCTGAATAAAGTTGCCGAGCTTCGCAAATTGGAAAGTTCTGCCACGCAAGATTTCATCGGAGCTCAAGTGACTTTGAGCGAAGTGGAAACTTTCATCCGCGATGTTCACCCGGAATTAAAACGCCTTCTGCATATTTTCGCTTCTCCGCAAATTAAGAATCAAGCAACGCTGCTGGGAAATATTCTCAATGGTTCCCCGATTGGTGACAGCATTCCCGCTTTGATGGCGCTGGAAGCTGAAATTCAATTTGCTTCCACCAAAGGAACTCGCAGCGTTCCTCTGAAAAGATTTTACAAGGGCTACAAGGTCTTTGATAAAACGGACGATGAAATCGCAGTGGGTCTTGCAATTCCCGCATTAACCAAACCTGGAAACCAACAATTCTGGCTTCATAAATTCTTCAAGGTTTCGATGCGCAAAGATTTGGATATCTCTGCGGTGACCTTTGCGGCAGTTATCAAAATGGACAACAACCACATTGCCGAAGCTCGTCTGGCGATGGGCGGTATCGGTCCTTGTGTCATTCGTTTGACCGAGCTTGAACAAAAACTTCAGGGTAAAACTTTTGAACTTCAAACATTTGAAGAGGCCGGAGTCTTGGCGGCATCTCTGATCACGCCGATCTCTGATTTGCGTGCGAGCCAAGAGTACCGTCGCCTGGTCACTGCCAATTTATTCAAAAAATGTTTCCATGAACTTTCTGTTGAGATGAACCCGTCTGGTAAGTCATCGGATAAGTCAAAGGCGGAGGCCGTATGTCCATAG